DNA from Microvirga ossetica:
GAAAAATCGGAGGTCCACGCGGTCGAGTTCGACAAGGACTCGATGACGGCGCTCGACAAGGCGGTGCGGGCGACGCCCGGCCTTCGCCGCGTGTCGACGGAGGCGCGCGACCTCTTCCGCCGCCCTCTCCTCACGCCGGAGCTCAACGCGTTCGACGCGGTCGTGCTCGATCCGCCGCGCGCCGGCGCCGAGGCGCAGGTGAAGCAGCTCGTCGTCTCGAAGGTGCCGCTCGTGGTCAGCGTCTCCTGCGATGCCGCCACCTTCGCCCGCGACGCTGCGATTTTGATGAGCGGCGGCTACCGCCTGGAGCGCGTGATCCCGGTCGACCAGTTCAAGCACTCCCCGCATCTGGAGGTGGTCGGGATCTTGCGGCGGGACGTGGCGAAGAAACGGCGGTAATCCAGACCGTCGTCACGGACGGAGCGTCAGCGGAGATCCGGGATCGCTTTCAGAACGAGGCGCCTGAACCTCCGCTGTCATTCCCGCGCAGGCGGGAATCCATAAACGCTGACGGTCCCAAACTGGTCGTAGGTCGTGGTTATGGATCCCGGCCTTCGCCGGGATGACAGTGCTTGACCGTTCAAACGATCCCGGATCGGCTTCGCGGTCCGGGATGACGCTCTGAAAAAACCTAAAACAAGCTCCCCTGCTCGTCCTCGTCGCTGGAGAGCGGCTTCTTCGCCTTGGGCTTGCTCTCCCTCACCGGCGCGGCTTCAGGCTCGCTCAATGGCTCCAGCAACCCCGCATCGTCGTTCTCGACCTTGTTCACCCGGCTCGAGACCGGGACCATGTCGAGCCAGTCGTCGGGACAGGGGCGAACGAGAGGCATCACGTCGGCGCGCTCGTCGCGCACGTCGAGCCAGGCCGCGATATCGTCTCTCGAGAGGATCACCGGCATGCGGTCGTGCACGGCTGAGAGGGTGCCGTTGGCATCCGTGGTGACGATGGCGGCGGTGTCGATCTCGCCGCCGTCCGGGCTGCTGTAGGTCTCCCACAGGCCGGCCAGCGGCATCGGCCCACGGTTGCGCGGACGGATCAGGAAGGGGATCTTTTCGCGCCCATGCCGCTGCCATTCATAGAAGCCGTCGGCGAGGAA
Protein-coding regions in this window:
- a CDS encoding SOS response-associated peptidase; this encodes MCGRYTLSVDPGIYGEFYDYVEQPNFPPRYNVAPTQPVPIVLEDRGVRHFMLVRWGFLPSWVKDPKDFPLVINARGETLQTKPTFKAALKRRRCIFLADGFYEWQRHGREKIPFLIRPRNRGPMPLAGLWETYSSPDGGEIDTAAIVTTDANGTLSAVHDRMPVILSRDDIAAWLDVRDERADVMPLVRPCPDDWLDMVPVSSRVNKVENDDAGLLEPLSEPEAAPVRESKPKAKKPLSSDEDEQGSLF